In a genomic window of Chroicocephalus ridibundus chromosome 14, bChrRid1.1, whole genome shotgun sequence:
- the LOC134523338 gene encoding myosin-1B isoform X3 gives MSSDSEMAIFGEAAPYLRKSEKERIEAQNKPFDAKTSVFVVHAKESYVKSTIQSKEAGKVTVKTEGGETLTVKDDQIFSMNPPKYDKIEDMAMMTHLHEPAVLYNLKERYAAWMIYTYSGLFCVTVNPYKWLPVYNPEVVLAYRGKKRQEAPPHIFSISDNAYQFMLTDRENQSILITGESGAGKTVNTKRVIQYFATIAASGDKKKEEQQPTGKMQGTLEDQIISANPLLEAFGNAKTVRNDNSSRFGKFIRIHFGATGKLASADIETYLLEKSRVTFQLKAERSYHIFYQIMSNKKPELIEMLLITTNPYDYQYVSQGEITVPSINDQEELMATDSAIDILGFTPDEKTAIYKLTGAVMHYGNLKFKQKQREEQAEPDGTEVADKAAYLMGLNSADLLKALCYPRVKVGNEYVTKGQTVQQVYNSVGALAKAVFEKMFLWMVVRINQQLDTKQPRQYFIGVLDIAGFEIFDFNSLEQLCINFTNEKLQQFFNHHMFVLEQEEYKKEGIEWEFIDFGMDLAACIELIEKPMGIFSILEEECMFPKATDTSFKNKLYDQHLGKSNNFQKPKPGKGKAEAHFSLVHYAGTVDYNISGWLEKNKDPLNETVVGLYQKSSLKTLALLFASVGGAESGGGGKKGAKKKGSSFQTVSALFRENLNKLMSNLRSTHPHFVRCLIPNETKTPGAMEHELVLHQLRCNGVLEGIRICRKGFPSRILYADFKQRYKVLNASAIPEGQFIDSKKASEKLLGSIDVDHTQYKFGHTKVFFKAGLLGLLEEMRDDKLAQLITRTQAMCRGFLMRVEFKKMMERRESIFCIQYNVRSFMNVKHWPWMKLFFKIKPLLKSAESEKEMANMKGEFEKTKEELAKSEAKRKELEEKMVSLLQEKNDLQLQVQAEADGLADAEERCDQLIKTKIQLEAKIKELTERAEDEEEMNAELTAKKRKLEDECSELKKDIDDLELTLAKVEKEKHATENKVKNLTEEMATLDETIAKLTKEKKALQEAHQQTLDDLQAEEDKVNTLTKAKTKLEQQVDDLEGSLEQEKKLRMDLERAKRKLEGDLKLNQESIMDLENDKQQLDEKLKKKDFEISQIQSKIEDEQALGMQLQKKIKELQARIEELEEEIEAERTSRAKAEKHRADLSRELEEISERLEEAGGATAAQIEMNKKREAEFQKMRRDLEEATLQHEATAAALRKKHADSTAELGEQIDNLQRVKQKLEKEKSELKMEIDDLASNMDSVSKAKANLEKMCRSLEDQLSEIKTKEEEQQRTINDISAQRARLQTESGEYSRQVEEKDSLISQLSRGKQAFTQQIEELKRHLEEEIKAKNALAHALQSARHDCDLLREQYEEEQEAKGELQRALSKANSEVAQWRTKYETDAIQRTEELEEAKKKLAQRLQDAEEHVEAVNAKCASLEKTKQRLQNEVEDLMIDVERSNAACAALDKKQKNFDKILAEWKQKYEETQAELEASQKESRSLSTELFKMKNAYEESLDHLETLKRENKNLQQEISDLSEQIAEGGKAIHELEKVKKQIEQEKSEIQAALEEAEASLEHEEGKILRLQLELNQVKSEIDRKVAEKDEEIDQLKRNHLRIVESMQSTLDAEIRSRNEALRLKKKMEGDLNEIEIQLSHANRQAAEAQKNLRNTQGVLKDTQIHLDDALRTQEDLKEQVAMVERRANLLQAEIEELRAALEQTERCRKVAEQELMDASERVQLLHTQNTSLINTKKKLETDISQIQTEMEDTIQEARNAEEKAKKAITDAAMMAEELKKEQDTSAHLERMKKNLDQTVKDLQHRLDEAEQLALKGGKKQIQKLEARVRELEGEVDAEQKRSAEAVKGVRKYERRVKELTYQSEEDRKNVLRLQDLVDKLQMKVKSYKRQAEEAEELSNVNLTKFRKIQHELEEAEERADIAESQVNKLRAKSREIGKKAESEE, from the exons ATGTCATCAGACTCTGAGATGGCCATCTTTGGGGAGGCAGCTCCCTACCTCCGAAAGTCGGAAAAGGAGCGAATCGAGGCCCAGAACAAGCCTTTTGATGCCAAGACTTCAGTCTTTGTGGTGCATGCAAAGGAATCCTATGTGAAAAGCACAATCCAGAGCAAAGAAGCAGGGAAGGTCACTGTCAAGACCGAAGGCGGAGaa ACTCTTACCGTGAAGGATGATCAAATCTTCTCCATGAATCCTCCAAAGTATGATAAAATTGAGGACATGGCCATGATGACCCATCTCCATGAACCTGCTGTGCTGTACAACCTCAAAGAGCGTTATGCAGCCTGGATGATCTAC ACCTACTCAGGCCTCTTCTGTGTCACTGTCAACCCCTACAAGTGGCTGCCAGTGTACAACCCGGAGGTGGTGTTGGCCTACCGAGGCAAGAAGCGCCAGGAGGCCCCTCCACacatcttctccatctctgacAACGCCTATCAGTTCATGCTGACTG ATCGCGAGAACCAGTCGATCCTGATCAC CGGAGAATCCGGTGCGGGGAAGACTGTGAACACAAAGCGTGTCATCCAGTACTTTGCAACAATTGCAGCGAGCGGGGAtaagaagaaagaagagcagcagccaacAGGCAAAATGCAG GGGACACTTGAGGATCAAATCATCAGTGCCAACCCATTGCTGGAGGCTTTTGGCAATGCCAAGACAGTGAGGAACGACAACTCCTCACGCTTT GGTAAATTCATCAGAATCCATTTTGGTGCCACGGGAAAACTGGCTTCTGCTGACATTGAAACAT ATCTGCTGGAGAAGTCCAGAGTCACTTTCCAACTCAAGGCAGAAAGAAGCTACCACATATTCTACCAGATCATGTCCAACAAGAAGCCAGAGCTGATTG agATGTTACTGATCACCACCAACCCGTATGATTACCAGTACGTGAGTCAAGGTGAGATCACGGTTCCCAGCATTAACGACCAGGAAGAGCTGATGGCAACGGAC AGTGCCATTGACATCCTGGGCTTCACTCCCGATGAGAAAACAGCCATTTACAAGCTGACGGGGGCTGTCATGCACTATGGCAACCTGAAGTTTAAGCAGAAGCAGCgtgaggagcaggcagagccagaTGGCACAGAAG TTGCTGACAAAGCCGCCTACCTGATGGGTCTGAACTCAGCAGACCTGCTCAAGGCCCTCTGCTACCCACGAGTCAAGGTTGGGAATGAATATGTGACCAAGGGTCAAACAGTGCAGCAG GTATACAATTCAGTGGGTGCCCTGGCAAAGGCTGTGTTTGAGAAGATGTTCCTGTGGATGGTTGTTCGCATCAACCAACAGCTGGATACAAAGCAGCCCAGACAGTACTTCATTGGTGTCCTGGACATTGCTGGCTTCGAGATTTTTGAT TTCAACAGCCTGGAGCAGCTGTGCATCAACTTCACCAACGAGAAACTGCAACAGTTCTTCAACCACCACATGttcgtgctggagcaggaggagtacAAGAAGGAAGGGATTGAATGGGAGTTCATTGACTTTGGGATGGACCTGGCTGCCTGCATCGAGCTCATTGAGAAG CCCATGGGCATCTTCTCCATCCTGGAAGAGGAGTGCATGTTCCCCAAGGCAACTGACACCTCTTTCAAGAACAAGCTCTACGACCAGCACCTGGGCAAGTCCAACAACTTCCAGAAGCCTAAACCTGGCAAAGGCAAGGCTGAGGCCCACTTCTCCCTGGTGCACTACGCTGGCACAGTGGACTACAATATCTCTGGCTGGCTTGAGAAGAACAAGGACCCCCTGAATGAAACTGTTGTGGGGCTGTACCAGAAATCATCTCTGAAGACACTGGCCTTACTCTTTGCCTCTGTTGGTGGGGCAGAA AGTGGTGGCGGTGGCAAGAAGGGCGCCAAGAAGAAGGGTTCTTCTTTCCAGACTGTCTCAGCTCTCTTCCGG GAAAATTTAAACAAACTGATGAGCAATCTGCGAAGCACACATCCCCATTTTGTGCGATGCCTTATTCctaatgaaacaaaaacacctg GCGCCATGGAACATGAGTTGGTGCTCCATCAGTTGCGGTGTAACGGCGTGCTGGAAGGGATTAGAATTTGCAGGAAAGGATTCCCCAGCAGAATACTCTATGCAGACTTTAAACAGAG GTACAAGGTGCTGAACGCCAGTGCTATCCCAGAGGGACAGTTCATTGATAGCAAGAAGGCTTCTGAGAAGCTCCTTGGATCCATCGATGTGGACCACACCCAGTACAAATTTGGTCACACCAAG GTGTTCTTCAAAGCTGGACTGCTGGGACTCCTGGAGGAGATGAGAGATGACAAGCTGGCACAGCTCATCACCCGCACACAAGCTATGTGCAGGGGCTTCCTGATGAGAGTGGAGTTTAAGAAAATGATGGAGAGGAG GGAGTCCATCTTCTGCATCCAGTACAATGTTCGGTCCTTCATGAACGTCAAGCACTGGCCCTGGATGAAGCTCTTCTTCAAGATCAAGCCCTTGCTGAAGAGCGCAGAATCGGAGAAGGAGATGGCCAACATGAAGGGGGAGTTTGAGAAAACCAAGGAAGAGCTTGCAAAGTCTGaggcaaagaggaaggagctggaggagaaaatggtttctttgctgcaggagaaaaatgACCTGCAGCTCCAAGTGCAGGCG GAAGCTGATGGTTTGGCTGATGCTGAGGAAAGATGTGACCAgctcatcaaaaccaaaatccagctgGAAGCCAAAATTAAGGAGCTGACAGAGAGAGCAGAAGACGAGGAAGAGATGAATGCTGAGCTGACAGCCAAGAAGAGGAAACTGGAGGATGAATGctcagagctgaagaaagatATTGACGATCTTGAGTTAACACTGGCCAAGGTTGAGAAGGAAAAACATGCCACCGAAAACAAG GTGAAAAACCTCACAGAGGAGATGGCAACCCTGGACGAGACCATCGCCAAGctgacaaaagagaagaaagccctCCAAGAGGCCCATCAGCAGACACTGGATGACCTGCAGGCAGAAGAGGACAAAGTCAATACGCTGACCAAAGCCAAGAccaagctggagcagcaagtgGACGAT CTGGAAGGGTCCCTGGAGCAAGAGAAGAAACTGCGCATGGACCTTGAGAGAGCCAAGAGGAAACTCGAAGGAGACCTGAAGCTGAACCAGGAATCCATAATGGATTTGGAAAATgataagcagcagctggatgagaaactgaagaa GAAAGACTTTGAAATCAGCCAGATCCAGAGCAAAATCGAGGATGAGCAAGCCCTGGGCATGCAATTGCAGAAGAAGATCAAGGAGCTGCAG GCGCGTATTGAGGAACTGGAGGAGGAAATTGAGGCAGAGCGAACCTCTCgggcaaaagcagagaagcatcGGGCTGACCTCTCGAGGGAGCTCGAGGAGATCAGTGAGcgcctggaagaagcaggaggagcTACCGCAGCTCAGATTGAGATGAACAAGAAGCGTGAGGCAGAGTTTCAGAAGATGCGTCGTGACCTCGAAGAGGCCACGCTGCAGCACGAGGCCACGGCTGCCGCCCTGCGGAAGAAGCACGCGGACAGCACAGCTGAGCTTGGGGAGCAGATCGACAACCTGCAGCgagtgaagcagaagctggagaaggagaagagtgaGCTGAAGATGGAGATTGATGACTTGGCCAGTAACATGGACTCTGTCTCCAAAGCCAAG GCAAATTTGGAGAAGATGTGTCGCTCCTTAGAAGATCAGCTCAGTGAGATTAAGacaaaggaggaggaacaacAGCGCACAATTAATGACATTAGTGCTCAGAGAGCTCGTCTACAAACAGAATCTG GTGAATATTCACGACAGGTGGAGGAGAAAGATTCTCTAATTTCTCAGCTGTCAAGAGGCAAGCAGGCTTTCACTCAACAGATTGAGGAACTCAAGAGGCACTTAGAGGAAGAGATAAAG GCCAAGAACGCCCTGGCCCACGCCTTGCAGTCTGCTCGCCACGACTGTGACTTGCTGCGGGAACAatatgaggaggagcaggaggccaagggGGAGCTGCAGCGTGCCCTGTCCAAGGCCAACAGCGAAGTGGCCCAGTGGAGAACCAAATACGAGACGGACGCCATTCAGCgcacggaggagctggaggaggccaa GAAGAAGCTGGCACAGCGCCTGCAGGATGCTGAGGAACACGTTGAAGCCGTCAATGCCAAATGTGCCTCCCTGGAGAAGACgaagcagaggctgcagaatgagGTGGAGGACCTGATGATTGACGTGGAGCGATCGAATGCTGCCTGTGCAGCGCTGGATAAGAAGCAGAAGAACTTTGACAAG ATCCTGGCAGAGTGGAAGCAGAAGTATGAGGAAACGCAGGCTGAGCTGGAAGCCTCCCAGAAGGAGTCTCGCTCTCTCAGCACAGAGCTGTTTAAGATGAAGAATGCCTATGAGGAGTCCTTGGACCACCTGGAAACGCTGAAGCGTGAGAACAAGAACTTGCAGC AGGAGATTTCCGACCTCTCGGAGCAGATTGCCGAGGGCGGAAAGGCGATTCATGAGCTGGAGAAAGTCAAGAAGCAGATTGAGCAGGAGAAATCTGAAATCCAGGCTGCTCTGGAGGAAGCTGAG GCCTCCCTAGAACATGAAGAGGGGAAGATCCTGCGCCTCCAGCTTGAGCTCAACCAGGTGAAGTCTGAGATTGACAGGAAGGTAGCAGAGAAAGATGAGGAGATCGACCAGCTGAAGAGAAACCACCTCAGAATTGTGGAGTCCATGCAGAGCACCCTGGACGCTGAGATCAGGAGCAGGAATGAAGCCCTGCGGCTGAAGAAGAAGATGGAGGGAGACCTGAATGAAATAGAGATCCAGCTGAGCCATGCCAACCGCCAGGCTGCAGAGGCACAAAAGAACCTGAGAAACACACAGGGAGTGCTCAAG GATACCCAGATACACTTGGACGATGCTCTCAGGACACAGGAGgacctgaaggagcaggtggccatGGTGGAGCGCagagcaaacctgctgcaggCTGAAATTGAGGAACTACGGGCTGCACTGGAACAAACAGAGAGATGTAGAAAGGTGGCTGAGCAGGAACTGATGGATGCAAGTGAGCGTGTGCAACTCCTCCATACCCAG AACACCAGTTTGATCAACaccaagaagaagctggaaaCAGACATTTCCCAAATTCAGACTGAAATGGAGGATACGATCCAGGAAGCTCGCAATGCTGAAGAGAAGGCCAAGAAGGCCATCACAGAT GCAGCCATGAtggcagaagagctgaagaaggagcaggacaccagcgcccacctggagaggatgaagaagaacCTGGACCAGACGGTGAAGGACCTGCAGCACCGTCTGGATGAGGCTGAGCAGTTGGCACTGAAGGGAGGCAAGAAGCAAATCCAGAAGCTGGAGGCCAGA GTGCGGGAGCTGGAAGGGGAGGTTGATGCTGAGCAGAAGCGCAGCGCTGAAGCCGTGAAGGGGGTGCGCAAGTACgagaggagggtgaaggagcTGACCTACCAG TCTGAAGAAGACAGGAAGAACGTTCTAAGGCTCCAGGATCTGGTGGACAAGCTTCAAATGAAAGTGAAATCCTACAAGAGACAAGCTGAGGAGGCT GAGGAGCTCTCCAATGTCAATCTCACAAAGTTCCGCAAGATCCAGCACGAGCTGGAGGAAGCTGAGGAGCGGGCTGACATTGCAGAGTCGCAAGTCAACAAGCTCCGAGCAAAGAGCCGTGAAATTGGCAAGAAGGCAGAAAGTGAAGAGTAA